One window from the genome of Motacilla alba alba isolate MOTALB_02 unplaced genomic scaffold, Motacilla_alba_V1.0_pri HiC_scaffold_35, whole genome shotgun sequence encodes:
- the LOC119696787 gene encoding purine nucleoside phosphorylase, with protein MDGSYEACAEAARWLRAQFREPPRVALVCGSGLGALAQELREAQSFDYRDIPHFPRSTVQGHAGRLVVGRLGSAPCAVLQGRFHLYEGYTSSQVVIPVRTLALLGVHTLVLTNAAGSLRPGLAPGHLLVIRDHIDLPGLAGRSPLVGPNDDRFGPRFPSMTDAYDPALRRLALALAPKELRARSGVYVGVGGPSYETPAECRYLRRVGADAVGMSTVSEAAAARHLGLRVLGLSLITNTAPADSDDEGDDDDADDVTAGGAGPGPRPAAPGGLSGHAEVLAAAQEGARHLRALLAALAPRLDEPGRAREAPVTSSG; from the exons ATGGACGGCAG TTACGAGGCGTGCGCCGAGGCGGCGCGCTGGCTGCGGGCGCAGTTCCGGGAGCCGCCGCGGGTGGCGCTGGTGTGCGGCTCGGGGCTGGGGGCGCTGGCGCAGGAGCTGCGCGAGGCGCAGAGCTTCGACTATCGCGACATACCGCACTTCCCGCGCAGCACCG TGCAGGGCCACGCCGGGCGATTGGTCGTGGGGCGCCTGGGCTCCGCCCCCTGCGCCGTGCTGCAGGGGCGGTTCCACCTCTACGAGGGCTACACCTCCAGCCAG GTGGTCATTCCCGTCCGGACGCTGGCCCTGCTGGGTGTCCACACGCTGGTGCTGACCAACGCCGCGGGCTCGCTGCGGCCGGGGCTGGCCCCCGGTCACCTGCTGGTCATCCGCGACCACATCGACCTGCCCGGGCTGGCCGGACGCTCGCCCCTGGTGGGGCCCAATGACGACAG GTTCGGGCCGCGGTTCCCGTCCATGACGGACGCCTACGACCCCGCGCTGCGGCGCCTGGCGCTGGCGCTGGCCCCCAAGGAGCTGCGGGCGCGCTCGGGGGTCTACGTGGGCGTGGGGGGCCCCAGCTACGAGACCCCCGCCGAGTGCCGCTACCTGCGCCGCGTGGGCGCCGACGCCGTCG gtATGAGCACGGTGTCggaggcggcggccgcgcgTCACCTGGGGCTGCGCGTGCTGGGGCTGTCGCTCATCACCAACACGGCGCCGGCCGACAGCGACGACGAGGGCGACGACGACGACGCCGATGACGTcacggcgggcggggcggggccggggccacGCCCGGCCGCGCCCGGGGGGCTCTCGGGGCACGCCGAGGTGCTGGCGGCGGCGCAGGAGGGGGCGCGGCACCTGCGGGCGCTGCTGGCGGCGCTGGCCCCGCGCCTGGACGAGCCCGGCCGCGCCCGCGAGGCCCCGGTGACCTCATCGGGGTGA